The Stenotrophomonas sp. BIO128-Bstrain region TTCGCTCAGGATCGCAACCGCGTCCGGACGCAGGTTCGACTTGTCGAAGTCGAAGTTCACGCCCTTCAGATCGATCGACACCGGGACCGGGCAACCGTCCGGACCGATGGTCTGGCCAGGCTGCGAGTTCGGGCACTTGTCGTCGCAGTTGTTGACGCCGTCACCGTCGTCATCCAGGTCGGCGCAGCTCGGGGCAACCGGAGCCGGAGCCGGCACGGCAGCAACCGGGGCCGGGCCCAGCGGGATCACGACGCCGACCGAAGCCAGCACGTCGCCGAACCAGTCTTCGCTCGGAGCAGCAACGCTCTGGTCGTCGAAGTCAGCGCGGTAGGCCACTTCGGCACGCACGGCGACGCGCTTTTCGAAGGTGGTCTGCAGACCGACGCCGAGCTTGGCGGCGAAGTTGCCGTCCTTGCGCTCACGCGGACCGTTGGTGTTCAGCGCTGCGTACTCTTCTTCCGACTTCTGGTAGCCCAGACCGAACAGCAGGTACGGGTTCCAGCCGCGGCCTTCCTGGATGAAGTGGCGACGCAGGTCGAGCGACGCGCCGTACTGGCTCCAGTTCAGATCCTGGTTGGCATCGAAGTTCGGGTTCTGGTAGTTCAGCTCGCCGTCCAGCGACCAGTTGGGGCTGATGAACTTACCGAGGCCCAGGGTAACGAACGGAGCGTCGTTGGTCAGACGGTCGCTATCCTGGAAGTTGAAGCCGGCCGAACCGGTCAGGTACCAGCGGTCGTCAAAATCCTGCGCCGATGCAGCCTGGGCGAAAGCCAGACCGCCCAGCAGCGCGGCAGTAAGGATCTTCTTGTTCATTGAGTACAGCTCCTATTTCGGGGGTATGAAACCGGTAGAGGCATGGGCCAGCACTACTGCGTCGTTTTCAGACTGCCGATTCAGCACGCCACCGCCGCGAACATTATGCTCAGGCGAGTGAAGGTGATGTTAACAGTCACGTAACATGTGAAGACGACCGCCAGACCTCTACCGGGTCCAGCTGGTGGCACCCTATACAGGTTGATGAAATTCCGCAAGACCCAGCAATGACAAGGGTTTTGCCTAATTCAGGCGACGTCGCGACACATTTTTCACGTTAGGGTTCAAATCGCGATGGCGCCTTGATTCAGCGCAAAAACAGGGACGGCGTGATCCGTATGATGGGGAGGATTCCCCCGTTCCGGAGCCGACATGAAAGCCGTGGGATTGACCCAGTATCTGCCGATTGAAGACCCCGCCGCGCTGCAGGACGTGAATGTTGCGCCCCCCGGCGCGCCAGAGGGGCGCGACCTGCTGGTGCGGGTACACGCTGTTTCCGTCAATCCCGTGGATACCAAACAGCGCGCGCCGCGCGCGCAGCACGAACACCCGCCGCGGATCCTGGGCTACGACGCGGCCGGTGTCGTGGAAGCCGTCGGCCCGGAAGTCAGCGCTTTCGCGCCCGGCGATGAGGTGTATTACGCAGGCGATGTCACCCGCCCCGGTTGCAATGCGCAGTACCAGTGGGTGGATGAGCGCCTGGTCGGGCGCAAACCCACCACGCTGGATTTCGCCGAGGCCGCGGCGTTGCCATTGACCACGCTGACCGCCTGGGAGCTGCTGTTCCAGCGCATGCCGCTGCAGTTCGAAGATCGCCGCCATCGCGGCCAGCATCTGTTGATCATCGGCGGTGCCGGCGGCGTCGGTTCGATCGCGATCCAGCTCGCGCGCCATGCAGGCTTCACCGTGATCGCCACCGCGTCGCGCGAGCAGAGCCGTGCGTGGTGCCTGCAGATGGGCGCCGACCACGTGATCGATCATCGCCAGCCATTGGCGGCGCAGCTGCAGGCGCTGGGGATCACGCAGGTGCAGGTCGCGCTGAACCTGGCCGACACCGACCACTACTGGGACGCGCTGGGCGAACTGCTGGCCCCGCAGGGGCATGTGGGGCTGATCGTCGAACCCCGTGGACCCCTGCGGATCGGCGATCCCTACAAAGCCAAGTGCATTGGCATCCACTGGGAATTCATGTTCGCGCGCTCGCGCTTCCAGACCGCCGACATGATCGAGCAGCACTGCATCCTGGGCCGCGCCGCCAGCCTGATCGACGCCGGTGAGCTGCGCACCACCGCGCACACGCACCTGGGTACGATCAATGCGGCGAACCTGCGCGAGGCGCACCGGCGGCTGGAAGGCGGCGGGGTGATCGGCAAGCTGGTGCTGTCGGGCTGGGCGTAACCGGCGCGGCAACGTGTCAGCGCACATTCGCGGTCATCTGTATCTGTCGGCGCGGCCCGGCGCCGCCTACAGTCAGTGGCCCTTCCGGTGACATCGCCATGCCCACTTCCCTGCCCCTGCGCCTGCTGCAACTCCTGCTGGGTCTGTTCCTGTATGGCTTCGGCGCGGCGGTGATGATCCGCGCCGCGATCGGCGTGGCGCCCTGGGATGTGCTTTCGCAGGGCATCGCGCTGCAGACACCGCTCTCCTTCGGCGTGGCCACCAATGTGATCGGCGCGCTGGTGCTGCTGCTGTGGTGGCCGATCCGGCAGAAGCCGGGCCTGGGCACCGTGCTCAACGTGCTGCTGATCGGCCCCAGCGCGCAGTTCGGGCTGTGGCTGCTGCCGGAGGTGCACGGCCTGGCCTGGCAGATCCCCATGTTCCTGTGTGGCCTGCTGCTGGTCGCGCTGGCCACCGGCCTGTACATCGGCGCGCGCTTCGGCCCCGGCCCGCGCGATGGCCTGATGACCGGCCTGCACGCCCGCACCGGCTGGCCGATCTGGATCGTGCGCAGCGCGATCGAAGGCACCGTGCTGCTGATCGGCTGGTGGCTGGGCGGCAATGTCGGTGTCGGCACCCTCGCCTTCGCCCTGCTGATCGGCCCGCTGTGCGGCATCACGCTGCCGCTGTTCGGCATCCGCAAGCCCGCCCCGGCAACCGTCACCCCATAACGGGCGTCCGCACCGACCGCCGGTCGGTACGTGGCAGGACACATGCGCTTGCTCTTCAGGGGCTTTCGCGGCACCCTGCGGGCTTCCGTACGCAAGCGTATCCACATGTCGCCAGCCGCTGAATCCGCCGCCTATCCGCATCTGTTCGCCCCGCTCGACCTGGGTTTCACCCAGCTGCGCAACCGGGTCCTGATGGGGTCCATGCACACCGGTCTGGAAGATCGCGCGCGCGATTTCCCGCGCCTGGCGGCGTATTTCGCCGAGCGGGCGGCCGGCGGCGTCGGCTTGATCGTCACCGGCGGCTTCGCCCCCAACGTGGTCGGCTGGCTCAAGCCGTTCGGCGGCAAGCTCTCCTGGCCGTGGGAGGTCCGCCCGCATCGCCAGGTCACCCGGGCCGTGCACGACAACGGCAGCAGGATCTGCCTGCAGCTGCTGCATGCCGGCCGCTACGCCTACCACCCCCTGTCGGTGGCGCCTTCCAGGCTCAAGGCCCCGATCAATCCCTTCACCCCGCGGGCGCTGTCCGCGCGTGGCGTGGACCGGCACATCGCCGATTACGCGCGCAGCGCGCGGCTGGCCCGCGAGGCCGGCTACGACGGCGTCGAGGTGATGGGCTCGGAAGGCTATCTGATCAACGAATTCATCGCGCCACGCACGAACCAGCGCAACGACCGCTGGGGCGGCGACGCAGCGCAGCGCATGCGCTTTGCGGTGGAGATCGTGCGCCGCATCCGCGAGGCCTGCGGGCCGGACTTCATCATCATCTACCGGCTCTCGCTGGTGGACCTGGTGCCCGACGGCAGCAACTGGGCCGAGATCGTGCAGCAGGCCCAGGCCATCGAGGCGGCGGGCGCGACCCTGATCAACTCCGGCATCGGTTGGCACGAGGCGCGCATCCCCACCATCGCCACCTCGGTGCCGCGCGGCGCCTTCGCCGGGGTCACCGCCAAGCTCAAGCCGCATGTGCGCGTGCCGGTGATCGCCACCAACCGCATCAACATGCCCGACGTGGCCGAGCGCATCCTCGCCGCGGGCGGCGCCGACATGGTTTCGCTGGCGCGGCCGCTGCTGGCCGACCCGCAGTGGGCCAACAAGTCGCGCGCCGGCCGCCCGGAGGCGATCAACACCTGCATCGCCTGCAACCAGGCCTGCCTGGACCACGTGTTCGAGAACAAGACGGCCAGCTGCCTGGTCAACCCGCGCGCCGTGCACGAGACCGAGCTGGTCTACCGCCCGACCACCGCGCCGCGCCGGATTGCCGTGGTCGGTGCCGGCCCGGCCGGGCTGGCCTGCGCGACCGTGGCTGCCGAGCGCGGCCACGCGGTCACGCTGTTCGATGCCGGCAGCGAGATCGGCGGGCAGTTCAACGTCGCCAAGCGCATCCCGGGCAAGGAAGAATTCCACGAGACGCTGCGCTACTTCCGCCACAAGCTGGACGAGACCGGTGTCGATGTGAGGCTGGACACCGTGGCCGACGTGGCCGCGCTGGCCAACTTCGACGAGGTGGTCATCGCCACCGGCATCACCCCGCGCCGGGTCGATTTCCCCGGCGCCGACCATCCCAAGGTGGTCACCTACCTGGACGTGCTGCTCGGCCGGGTCCGGGTGGGCGAGCAGGTCGCGATCATCGGCGCCGGCGGAATCGGCTTCGATGTCGGCGAGTTCCTGGTCCACGAGGGCCCCTCCTCGGCGCTGGACCCGGCACGCTGGATGGCCGAATGGGGCGTGGACCCCAGCTTCGAGGGCCGTGGCGCGCTGGCCAGGCCGGCGCCGGAGCCCCCCGCGCGCAAGGTGTGGCTGCTGCAGCGCAGCCCGGGCAAGCCCGGCGCCCGCCTGGGCAAGACCACCGGCTGGATCCACCGCGCCACGCTCAAGGCCAAGGGCGTGAGCATGCTCGGCGGCGTGGAGTACCTGGGCGTGGACGACAGCGGCCTGCGTATCCGCGTGGAGGGCGAAGAACAGCTGCTGCCGGTGAGCCATGTGGTGGTCTGTGCCGGGCAGGAACCGCGCCGTGATCTGCACGCCGCGCTGCAGGCCGCCGGCATCACCGCACAGCTGATCGGCGGTGCCGATGTCGCCGCCGAACTCGATGCCAAGCGCGCGATCAATCAGGGCAGCCGGGTCGCCGCTGCACTCTGAGCCGGGATTGGATCAGGGTCTGATGCCGGTCCGAGCGGACCTGAATACGGGGCTGAACCGCCGATTCAGCCCCACCTCCCAACCTGAATGTCAAGCTTTCGGGTTCAGGATGTATTGGGAAATCCCCCCCTATCGTGCGCCAACTTTCCCGCTCACCACCCAGTTCGAGTGAGCGCGCGGACCCCACGTCTGTTCGGGTCCGCCCC contains the following coding sequences:
- a CDS encoding OmpA family protein — protein: MNKKILTAALLGGLAFAQAASAQDFDDRWYLTGSAGFNFQDSDRLTNDAPFVTLGLGKFISPNWSLDGELNYQNPNFDANQDLNWSQYGASLDLRRHFIQEGRGWNPYLLFGLGYQKSEEEYAALNTNGPRERKDGNFAAKLGVGLQTTFEKRVAVRAEVAYRADFDDQSVAAPSEDWFGDVLASVGVVIPLGPAPVAAVPAPAPVAPSCADLDDDGDGVNNCDDKCPNSQPGQTIGPDGCPVPVSIDLKGVNFDFDKSNLRPDAVAILSEASEILKRYPDLRVEVAGHTDSKGTDAYNQKLSERRATSVYNYLTQNGVDASRLVGPIGYGESRPIAPNTNPDGSDNPEGRAKNRRTELNVQN
- a CDS encoding zinc-binding alcohol dehydrogenase family protein, yielding MKAVGLTQYLPIEDPAALQDVNVAPPGAPEGRDLLVRVHAVSVNPVDTKQRAPRAQHEHPPRILGYDAAGVVEAVGPEVSAFAPGDEVYYAGDVTRPGCNAQYQWVDERLVGRKPTTLDFAEAAALPLTTLTAWELLFQRMPLQFEDRRHRGQHLLIIGGAGGVGSIAIQLARHAGFTVIATASREQSRAWCLQMGADHVIDHRQPLAAQLQALGITQVQVALNLADTDHYWDALGELLAPQGHVGLIVEPRGPLRIGDPYKAKCIGIHWEFMFARSRFQTADMIEQHCILGRAASLIDAGELRTTAHTHLGTINAANLREAHRRLEGGGVIGKLVLSGWA
- a CDS encoding membrane protein; translation: MPTSLPLRLLQLLLGLFLYGFGAAVMIRAAIGVAPWDVLSQGIALQTPLSFGVATNVIGALVLLLWWPIRQKPGLGTVLNVLLIGPSAQFGLWLLPEVHGLAWQIPMFLCGLLLVALATGLYIGARFGPGPRDGLMTGLHARTGWPIWIVRSAIEGTVLLIGWWLGGNVGVGTLAFALLIGPLCGITLPLFGIRKPAPATVTP
- a CDS encoding NADPH-dependent 2,4-dienoyl-CoA reductase is translated as MSPAAESAAYPHLFAPLDLGFTQLRNRVLMGSMHTGLEDRARDFPRLAAYFAERAAGGVGLIVTGGFAPNVVGWLKPFGGKLSWPWEVRPHRQVTRAVHDNGSRICLQLLHAGRYAYHPLSVAPSRLKAPINPFTPRALSARGVDRHIADYARSARLAREAGYDGVEVMGSEGYLINEFIAPRTNQRNDRWGGDAAQRMRFAVEIVRRIREACGPDFIIIYRLSLVDLVPDGSNWAEIVQQAQAIEAAGATLINSGIGWHEARIPTIATSVPRGAFAGVTAKLKPHVRVPVIATNRINMPDVAERILAAGGADMVSLARPLLADPQWANKSRAGRPEAINTCIACNQACLDHVFENKTASCLVNPRAVHETELVYRPTTAPRRIAVVGAGPAGLACATVAAERGHAVTLFDAGSEIGGQFNVAKRIPGKEEFHETLRYFRHKLDETGVDVRLDTVADVAALANFDEVVIATGITPRRVDFPGADHPKVVTYLDVLLGRVRVGEQVAIIGAGGIGFDVGEFLVHEGPSSALDPARWMAEWGVDPSFEGRGALARPAPEPPARKVWLLQRSPGKPGARLGKTTGWIHRATLKAKGVSMLGGVEYLGVDDSGLRIRVEGEEQLLPVSHVVVCAGQEPRRDLHAALQAAGITAQLIGGADVAAELDAKRAINQGSRVAAAL